A genomic segment from Glycine max cultivar Williams 82 chromosome 1, Glycine_max_v4.0, whole genome shotgun sequence encodes:
- the LOC100781821 gene encoding plasmodesmata-located protein 8, whose product MLRSLQLESGYRIILALRLSSLLILFSSVLSAHGYPSRAHIFIYAACSQEKYQPNSPFEGNLNSFLSSVVSSFSDVTYNSFAIGNGSSTPQEGNVYGLYQCRGDLHPVDCSKCVGRLVNQIGLVCPYALGASLQLEGCLVRYEHAGDFLGKLDTSLRYKKCSKAVTSDVEFFRRRDDVLADLQTANGFRVSSSGLVEGFAQCLGDLSVSDCSSCLADAVGKLKSLCGSAATADVFLGQCYARYWASGYYDESDSSNNDQVGKSVAIIVGVFAGLAVLVVLLSICKKAAG is encoded by the exons atgttgagaaGTCTTCAACTGGAGTCTGGTTACAGAATCATCTTAGCTTTGAGACTCTCTTCCCtgctaattttgttttcttcggTTCTGAGTGCTCATGGGTATCCTTCAAGAGCTCATATCTTCATTTATGCAGCCTGTTCTCAAGAAAAATACCAACCAAACTCACCCTTTGAAGGCAACCTTAACAGCTTTCTGTCTTCAGTTGTCAGTTCATTCTCGGATGTAACTTACAATAGTTTTGCTATTGGAAATGGAAGCTCAACACCACAAGAGGGAAACGTATACGGCTTGTATCAGTGCAGAGGTGATTTGCATCCAGTTGACTGCTCAAAGTGTGTAGGAAGACTTGTTAACCAAATAGGCTTGGTTTGTCCTTATGCCCTTGGGGCTTCTTTGCAACTTGAAGGCTGCCTTGTAAGATATGAGCATGCTGGTGATTTCCTGGGCAAACTGGACACCAGTCTCAGGTATAAGAAATGTAGCAAAGCCGTGACTAGTGACGTTGAGTTCTTCCGTCGTAGAGATGATGTTCTGGCTGATTTGCAAACGGCTAATGGATTTAGAGTCAGTAGTTCAGGCCTAGTTGAAGGGTTTGCACAATGCTTGGGGGATTTAAGTGTATCAGATTGCTCCTCTTGTCTAGCAGATGCAGTTGGAAAGCTAAAAAGCTTATGTGGATCAGCAGCAACAGCTGATGTGTTCTTGGGACAATGTTATGCTCGGTACTGGGCATCTGGCTATTATGATGAATCAG ATTCCTCCAACAATGACCAAGTGGGAAAATCGGTTGCCATTATTGTGGGAGTATTTGCAGGTCTTGCCGTTCTAGTTGTACTCCTCTCAATTTGCAAAAAAGCAGCGG GTTAA